Proteins encoded together in one Candidatus Baltobacteraceae bacterium window:
- a CDS encoding type Z 30S ribosomal protein S14, with product MAKTSMIVKSQRKPKFSVRQHNRCKICGRPRGYLRKFAMCRICFRENSHKGVVPGVTKASW from the coding sequence ATGGCAAAGACGAGCATGATCGTCAAATCGCAGCGCAAACCGAAGTTTTCGGTACGCCAGCACAACCGTTGCAAGATTTGCGGACGCCCGCGCGGGTATCTGCGCAAGTTCGCCATGTGCCGCATCTGCTTCCGTGAGAACTCGCATAAGGGCGTGGTGCCGGGCGTGACCAAGGCTTCGTGGTAG